The genomic window AGGTAGGCGGGCTGGTCCGAGGCCGGGAGATGAGGTACCCACATTGTCATGCATACAATCATGCGACACGTGCACACAAAATGGAACCCGGAGGACAGGCCATGCCCAGTGTGACGTGCAGGGGAACCGCGGTGGAACTGAATGAAGAGGGCTTCCTGGTGGATCCCGGGGTCTGGGACGAGGAGCTGGCCCTGGCCCTCGCAAGGCAGGAGGAGGGCCTCGAGGCGCTCAACGAGCAGCACTGGTCCGTGATCCGGTTCATCCGGGGCCACTTCCTGGAGCACGAGGCCGCCCCCATGGTGCGCCAGGTGTGCAAGGGCTCCGGCGTGCCCCTCAAGCAGATCTACGATCTCTTCCCCGGCGGCCCGGCCCGGGGGGCCTGCAAGCTCGCGGGCCTGCCCAAGCCCGACGGCTGCGTGTAGCCGTGAATCCCGCGCTCCCCGCCGGACTGTGGTGCGGCCTCCTGCTGGGGGCCCAGCTGCTGCGGGCCCGGGCCCTCGGACGCAGGCCGCTCTTCGCCCCTGCCGCGGGCGATCCCGCAGCCGGCGTGCGCTACGCCTTCACCGGGGCCATGCTGCCCTGGGCGAAGGAGAGCGTGCGCCTGAATCCAGGTTCGTACGCCGCCGGCATCGCCTACCACCTGGGCATCGCGGCGGCCTTCGCCCTGGTGTTCGTCCCCTCCCGGGCCCTGGCGGCCCTGGCCCTCCTGGGGGCGCTTGCGGGCTGCTCGCTGCTGGCGAAGCGGATCGTGATGCCCCACCTGCGCGGGCTCTCCAACGCCGACGACTTCG from Geothrix sp. 21YS21S-2 includes these protein-coding regions:
- a CDS encoding TusE/DsrC/DsvC family sulfur relay protein; this encodes MPSVTCRGTAVELNEEGFLVDPGVWDEELALALARQEEGLEALNEQHWSVIRFIRGHFLEHEAAPMVRQVCKGSGVPLKQIYDLFPGGPARGACKLAGLPKPDGCV